Proteins from a genomic interval of Arthrobacter sp. CAN_C5:
- a CDS encoding ABC transporter permease, which yields MSTTLPPSAGGGPTPAEPTIPDGAGTGLWKDAFRRLKKNPQAIAGAVIVGLFLLVAILAPVLAPFGGDELPGRTEITPTNIPGPGELDAYPLGLDRFGGDLLSKLIWGAQASLLIGVVSTALGLVGGMILGLLAGGLGGWVDSVIMRFVDILLSVPNLLLAVSIAAILGQGPYAVMIAIGVSQVPIFARLLRASMLSQRGSDYILAAQTLGLSRSTITMSHLLPNSVGPVIVQATLTLATAVIDAAALSFLGLGGGRPQTAEWGRMLTYAQAELANSPQLAFLPGICIAVTALGFTLLGESLRESLDPKTRKK from the coding sequence TTGAGTACAACATTGCCTCCGTCCGCCGGCGGTGGGCCGACACCCGCCGAACCGACGATTCCCGACGGCGCCGGGACCGGCCTCTGGAAAGACGCCTTCCGGCGGCTGAAGAAGAACCCGCAGGCCATCGCTGGGGCCGTCATTGTGGGACTCTTCCTGCTGGTCGCTATTCTGGCGCCGGTGCTAGCCCCGTTTGGCGGTGACGAACTGCCGGGCCGGACGGAAATCACCCCCACCAACATCCCTGGGCCCGGTGAGCTTGACGCCTACCCGCTGGGGCTCGACCGGTTCGGTGGTGACCTGCTCAGCAAGCTGATCTGGGGCGCGCAGGCGTCCCTGCTGATCGGCGTCGTCTCGACCGCGCTCGGCCTCGTGGGCGGCATGATCCTGGGGCTGCTTGCTGGCGGCCTCGGTGGCTGGGTGGACAGCGTCATCATGCGGTTCGTGGACATCCTGCTCTCGGTGCCGAACCTTCTGCTCGCGGTCAGTATCGCGGCGATCCTCGGCCAGGGACCCTACGCGGTGATGATCGCGATCGGTGTCTCACAGGTGCCCATCTTTGCGCGGCTACTTCGGGCGTCGATGCTCTCCCAGCGGGGCTCGGATTACATCCTTGCCGCCCAGACGCTTGGACTGAGCCGCTCCACCATCACCATGAGCCACCTGTTGCCCAACAGTGTGGGGCCGGTGATTGTCCAGGCGACCCTGACCCTCGCCACCGCGGTGATTGATGCCGCAGCGCTGTCATTCCTTGGTCTGGGCGGTGGCAGACCGCAAACGGCCGAGTGGGGGCGGATGCTCACCTACGCGCAGGCTGAACTGGCGAATTCGCCGCAGCTCGCCTTCCTGCCGGGTATCTGTATTGCCGTCACAGCCCTGGGCTTTACCCTCCTGGGCGAATCGCTGCGCGAGTCTTTGGATCCCAAGACCCGGAAAAAGTAG
- a CDS encoding NUDIX hydrolase, with the protein MGRITNRHFPVPEDQLGAARSWVEHGERTPVKPRPASSVVLIRDAPGGTETYLSYRRGESPLGIVAFPGGSIEESDDDDVAWFGPSPAQWAKAMGIDDLFVARRHVVGAIRELFEETGVLLAGPDAVSLVDGSRSPEWMKAREDINTQERSFTEILTRRGLGLRTDLLKPLAHWLSPDFAHRRFDTHYFAAAQPTGQEATILASKGIWGEWRCAAREVARADSIALGDEVGQPNSVGRTLDEIAVPAVELMLEKIGSSKGCIAYLTHKRPMKVYYPHLVTPDESADPMLEVACSVATEGGSGQRGR; encoded by the coding sequence GTGGGCCGTATTACTAACCGTCATTTCCCGGTTCCGGAAGACCAGCTTGGCGCAGCGCGAAGCTGGGTGGAGCATGGCGAACGAACGCCGGTGAAACCGCGTCCGGCGTCGTCGGTCGTGTTGATCCGTGATGCCCCCGGTGGCACCGAAACCTACCTTTCCTACCGGCGTGGCGAGTCCCCGCTGGGTATTGTCGCCTTTCCCGGCGGCAGTATCGAGGAGTCCGACGACGACGACGTCGCCTGGTTTGGACCCTCGCCCGCCCAGTGGGCCAAGGCCATGGGCATTGATGACCTATTCGTGGCACGGCGGCATGTGGTGGGGGCGATCAGGGAGCTATTCGAGGAAACTGGTGTCCTGCTGGCCGGCCCGGACGCAGTGTCGCTCGTCGACGGTAGCCGGAGTCCTGAGTGGATGAAGGCCCGCGAGGACATCAATACGCAGGAGCGCTCCTTCACCGAGATCCTGACCCGCCGCGGTCTGGGGCTCCGGACAGATCTACTGAAGCCGCTCGCGCACTGGCTGAGCCCGGACTTCGCCCACCGCCGGTTCGACACCCATTACTTCGCCGCCGCGCAGCCTACCGGCCAGGAAGCCACCATCCTCGCCAGCAAGGGAATCTGGGGGGAATGGCGCTGCGCAGCGAGGGAAGTTGCCCGGGCCGACAGCATTGCGCTGGGCGACGAGGTGGGCCAGCCCAACTCGGTGGGACGCACCCTTGATGAGATCGCCGTCCCCGCCGTCGAGCTCATGCTCGAGAAGATCGGGTCTTCCAAGGGCTGTATCGCCTACCTGACGCACAAGCGACCCATGAAGGTGTACTACCCGCACCTGGTCACGCCCGATGAATCTGCCGACCCGATGCTCGAAGTCGCCTGCTCCGTGGCCACCGAGGGCGGTTCGGGCCAGCGCGGCCGCTAG
- a CDS encoding RidA family protein — protein sequence MTSADAPASAVERRLQDLGIALPEVAQPLASYVPAVVSGNYVFTAGQLPLINGELPALGKVGAEVTPEAAKEYAATCAVNALAAIKSQIGDLDRISRIVKVVGFVASDPSFTGQPQVINGASDLLGQVLGDAGTHARSAVGVAVLPRDAPVEIEIIAEFV from the coding sequence GTGACCAGCGCCGACGCGCCCGCCTCGGCTGTCGAACGCCGGTTACAGGACCTCGGGATTGCCCTGCCGGAGGTGGCGCAGCCGCTGGCGTCCTATGTCCCCGCGGTGGTCTCCGGTAACTACGTCTTTACCGCTGGGCAGCTTCCCCTGATTAACGGGGAACTCCCAGCTTTGGGCAAGGTGGGCGCCGAGGTCACCCCCGAAGCTGCCAAGGAGTATGCGGCCACCTGCGCCGTGAACGCCCTGGCCGCGATCAAATCGCAAATCGGCGATCTGGACCGGATCAGCCGAATCGTCAAGGTGGTGGGATTCGTCGCCTCCGATCCCAGTTTCACCGGCCAACCCCAGGTCATCAACGGCGCATCAGACCTCCTCGGTCAGGTCCTCGGCGACGCGGGAACACATGCCCGCTCCGCCGTCGGTGTCGCCGTACTTCCCCGGGATGCGCCCGTGGAAATCGAAATTATTGCGGAGTTTGTCTGA
- a CDS encoding MarP family serine protease, translating to MPDFTILDILLVLALLGYLVAGLRNGFLVTLGGIAGFVAGAVAAFFAIPLVSEWVPDDAWRLPAIIFTALVLVVVGQAIGSRIGSGIRRALDFRPIRTVDRLLGGAMNVVVAALVMSMLAFSIGTLGVPFLSQSIASSQVIRTIDNLTPAPVRTWMAELRTIAVDDGIPTLLESVAPAAPAPVPDAAVDTPELAVASESVLRIAGTAFQCGQNQTGSGFIIAPGRVVTNAHVVAGVNEPVVEIPGGGALPGRIVHFDAVRDLAVLAVDGLDRAALPLGEDLSIGDTAAFAGFPAGGPFQIQPASIQNRSDVLVANIYGADPSPVNVYSLAANVQQGNSGGPLLDLQGRVAGVIFAKSTQDAPVGYALTLGELRPIAEQAGVFTDTVSAGQCNRR from the coding sequence GTGCCGGACTTCACCATCTTGGACATCCTGCTGGTGCTCGCGCTGCTGGGATACCTTGTCGCTGGGCTCCGGAATGGCTTTCTGGTGACACTCGGGGGAATCGCTGGTTTCGTGGCCGGGGCAGTCGCGGCTTTCTTCGCCATCCCCCTGGTCAGCGAGTGGGTACCCGACGACGCCTGGCGGCTCCCCGCAATCATCTTTACCGCCCTGGTGTTGGTGGTGGTGGGCCAGGCAATCGGATCGCGGATCGGCTCCGGCATCCGGCGGGCCCTCGATTTCCGCCCCATCAGGACAGTCGACCGCCTGCTGGGCGGGGCAATGAACGTGGTGGTAGCGGCGCTGGTGATGTCGATGCTCGCCTTCAGCATCGGCACCCTCGGGGTGCCGTTCCTCTCCCAGTCCATCGCTTCCTCCCAGGTCATTCGCACGATCGATAACCTCACTCCTGCCCCCGTGCGTACCTGGATGGCCGAGTTGCGCACCATCGCCGTCGACGACGGTATCCCCACCCTTCTCGAAAGTGTCGCTCCTGCTGCTCCGGCGCCGGTGCCGGACGCGGCGGTTGATACCCCCGAGCTGGCCGTTGCCTCCGAATCGGTGCTCCGGATTGCCGGGACGGCGTTCCAGTGCGGTCAGAACCAGACCGGTTCGGGCTTCATCATCGCCCCCGGTCGGGTGGTGACCAACGCCCACGTCGTCGCCGGGGTGAACGAGCCGGTCGTGGAGATCCCCGGTGGGGGAGCGTTGCCCGGCCGGATTGTCCACTTCGACGCCGTCCGCGACCTCGCTGTCCTCGCCGTGGACGGACTGGACCGGGCGGCACTGCCGCTCGGGGAGGACCTCTCGATCGGCGACACCGCCGCGTTTGCGGGGTTCCCCGCGGGAGGACCCTTCCAGATCCAGCCGGCAAGCATCCAGAACCGCAGCGACGTTCTGGTAGCGAACATCTACGGCGCCGACCCGTCCCCGGTGAACGTGTACAGCCTCGCGGCGAACGTCCAGCAGGGGAACTCCGGCGGGCCGTTGCTGGATCTGCAGGGCCGGGTCGCCGGTGTCATCTTCGCGAAATCGACCCAGGATGCTCCCGTCGGATACGCACTGACGCTCGGGGAGTTGCGCCCGATCGCAGAACAGGCCGGGGTGTTCACCGATACCGTTTCCGCCGGGCAGTGCAACCGCCGCTGA
- a CDS encoding DUF2332 domain-containing protein has protein sequence MVEKLDTAGWYRRFALVETRGYSPTYDRWCTGISEDPRLLALLEDLPAAKRQPNLLLGAARFHGAPATPYPQFRAFLLDHWSQLRETMLTRSTQTNEAGRCAVLLPALARIAAAEGRPLALLEVGASAGLCLYPDRYGFAYDGGPVLSARAVPDALVMDCATTGHPPLPASLPRVSFRAGIDLNPLQVGNDDDVAWLEALVWPEHTRRRDRLRAAIEEARREPPLLVRGDLTVDLQALIQRAPADAVVVVFHSAVLAYVEESGREAFRDTMLRLTADRSRPVHWLSNEGYGVLPGVEGALQKADGEVDRLFVLAHNGQAVARTGGHGQSLHWLG, from the coding sequence ATGGTGGAGAAACTCGACACGGCGGGATGGTATCGGCGTTTCGCGCTCGTCGAGACCCGTGGATACTCCCCGACCTATGACCGGTGGTGCACTGGAATCAGCGAGGACCCGCGCCTCCTCGCCCTGCTCGAGGACCTGCCGGCCGCCAAACGGCAACCCAACCTCCTGCTCGGCGCCGCCCGGTTCCATGGGGCCCCTGCGACGCCCTACCCCCAGTTCCGCGCGTTCCTTCTGGACCACTGGTCGCAGCTCAGGGAGACGATGCTCACCCGCAGCACCCAGACCAATGAGGCGGGCCGCTGCGCGGTCCTGCTCCCGGCGCTCGCGAGGATCGCGGCCGCCGAGGGACGCCCGCTGGCGTTGCTTGAGGTGGGCGCTTCCGCCGGACTGTGCCTGTACCCGGACCGGTATGGCTTCGCGTACGACGGCGGCCCGGTCCTGTCCGCCCGCGCAGTCCCGGATGCGCTGGTCATGGATTGCGCCACGACAGGCCACCCGCCCCTGCCGGCGTCGCTGCCCCGGGTGAGCTTCCGTGCGGGCATCGACCTGAATCCGCTGCAGGTGGGGAACGATGACGACGTCGCCTGGCTGGAAGCACTTGTCTGGCCTGAACACACCCGACGACGGGACCGGCTCCGCGCCGCCATCGAGGAGGCCCGCCGGGAGCCGCCACTGCTGGTCCGGGGCGACCTGACGGTCGACCTGCAAGCCCTGATCCAGCGGGCCCCGGCGGACGCCGTCGTCGTCGTGTTTCACAGCGCGGTGCTGGCGTACGTCGAGGAATCCGGCCGGGAGGCGTTCCGGGACACCATGCTCAGGCTGACGGCCGACCGGAGCCGGCCAGTGCATTGGCTGTCCAACGAGGGCTACGGGGTGCTGCCCGGCGTCGAGGGGGCGCTACAGAAGGCTGACGGTGAGGTTGATCGACTGTTTGTGCTCGCACACAATGGCCAGGCAGTCGCACGGACCGGAGGGCATGGCCAGTCGCTTCACTGGCTGGGGTGA
- a CDS encoding Crp/Fnr family transcriptional regulator — MDIEVLRRAPLFASLGDDVFAALTDELTEVDLSRGASVFREGDQGDQLYFIVSGKIKLGRTAQDGRENLLAILGPGELFGEMALFDPSPRTATATAVSETRLAGLKNENLRTLLETRPEVSAQLLQALARRLRRTNESLADLVFSDVPGRVAKALLDLADRFGRPATDGILVAHELTQEELAQLVGASRETVNKALAEFVQRGWLRLEARAVVILDIQRLRQRSR, encoded by the coding sequence ATGGATATCGAGGTACTGCGCCGCGCGCCACTCTTCGCTTCGCTGGGCGACGACGTCTTCGCCGCGCTCACCGATGAGCTGACCGAAGTGGATCTCTCACGCGGGGCATCGGTCTTCCGCGAAGGCGATCAGGGCGACCAGCTGTATTTCATCGTGTCCGGCAAAATCAAGCTCGGCCGCACCGCCCAGGACGGCCGCGAGAATCTGCTGGCCATCCTCGGCCCGGGCGAACTGTTCGGTGAGATGGCCCTGTTTGATCCGAGCCCACGAACCGCGACGGCCACTGCTGTTTCCGAGACGCGCCTCGCCGGGTTGAAGAACGAGAATCTGCGTACCCTGCTGGAAACGCGTCCCGAGGTCTCCGCCCAGCTGCTGCAGGCCCTCGCCCGCAGGCTGCGCCGCACCAACGAGTCCCTGGCCGACCTGGTGTTCTCCGACGTTCCGGGCCGTGTCGCCAAGGCCCTGCTGGATCTGGCCGACCGGTTCGGCCGGCCGGCAACGGATGGGATTTTGGTTGCGCACGAGCTGACCCAGGAAGAGCTAGCCCAACTGGTCGGCGCCTCCCGCGAGACGGTCAACAAGGCGTTGGCCGAGTTTGTGCAGCGGGGATGGCTGCGCCTGGAAGCACGCGCCGTCGTCATCCTGGACATCCAGCGCCTGCGGCAGCGCAGCCGCTAA
- a CDS encoding ABC transporter ATP-binding protein — translation MIDITPIDGDPFDAPLLEVKDLAVTFSTTYGDVTAVENASFTLRRGKTLAIVGESGSGKSTTAMACIGLLPSNGRVTGGSIQFEGQNLVTLPEAKMRAIRGRAIGLVPQDPMSNLNPVTKIGTQVAETLLVHGMATKKNVKDRVIEVLTAAGLPDAGDRAKQYPHEFSGGMRQRALIAIGMACQPRLLIADEPTSALDVTVQRTILDQIDQMTEQLGTSVLLITHDLGLAAERASDLVVMHRGRVVETGPAQQLLTDPQHPYTQSLVRAAPSVAAVRLQPGTYHADAAQRVEAAGAAFAEHQTEAPTEIAAAATAGRNIVEIRDLTKVYKRRGSSEDFYAAKNVTLDVPRGQTVAIVGESGSGKTTTARMLLKLIEPTSGTMTFDGMDVGTLDKAQLADFRQRVQPIFQDPYSSLNPMFTIERIVEEPLNAYKRGSKSERRARVRELMDQVSLPQAALRRYPSELSGGQRQRVAIARALALKPELIICDEPVSALDVLVQAQILKLLGDLQAELGLSYLFISHDLAVVRLISDYVCVMKDGELVEAASSEEVFQNPRHPYTRKLLASIPGNELNIA, via the coding sequence ATGATCGACATCACACCCATTGACGGCGACCCGTTCGACGCCCCGCTCCTTGAGGTCAAAGACCTTGCCGTAACCTTCAGTACCACCTACGGTGACGTGACAGCGGTGGAGAACGCCAGCTTTACCCTGCGGCGCGGCAAGACCCTGGCGATTGTCGGTGAATCGGGATCCGGCAAGTCGACGACGGCGATGGCATGCATCGGCCTGCTGCCCTCGAACGGCCGCGTCACCGGCGGGAGCATCCAGTTCGAGGGACAGAACCTCGTGACGCTGCCCGAAGCCAAAATGCGCGCGATCCGCGGGCGGGCCATTGGACTGGTCCCCCAGGACCCGATGTCGAACCTCAACCCGGTCACCAAAATCGGCACCCAGGTGGCCGAGACCCTTCTGGTCCACGGAATGGCGACCAAGAAAAACGTGAAGGACCGCGTCATTGAGGTGCTCACGGCCGCCGGATTGCCGGACGCCGGCGACCGGGCCAAACAGTACCCCCATGAGTTTTCCGGCGGCATGCGCCAGCGCGCCCTGATCGCCATCGGAATGGCATGCCAGCCGCGGCTGCTGATCGCCGACGAGCCGACCAGCGCTCTCGACGTCACGGTGCAGCGGACCATCCTCGACCAGATCGACCAGATGACCGAGCAGTTGGGCACCTCAGTGCTGCTGATCACCCACGACCTCGGCTTGGCGGCTGAACGGGCCTCCGATCTCGTGGTGATGCACCGCGGCCGGGTGGTGGAGACCGGTCCGGCGCAACAGCTCCTCACCGACCCCCAGCACCCCTACACCCAGTCACTGGTCCGCGCGGCGCCCAGCGTGGCAGCCGTCCGCCTCCAGCCGGGAACGTACCACGCCGACGCTGCCCAGCGGGTCGAAGCCGCGGGCGCTGCGTTCGCCGAACACCAGACCGAGGCACCCACGGAAATCGCCGCAGCTGCGACAGCGGGCCGGAACATCGTAGAGATCCGCGACCTGACCAAGGTGTACAAGCGGCGAGGCAGTTCCGAGGACTTCTACGCCGCGAAGAACGTCACCCTGGATGTGCCCCGCGGCCAGACCGTCGCCATCGTTGGTGAATCAGGATCCGGGAAGACGACGACGGCGAGGATGCTCCTGAAGCTCATCGAGCCGACGTCGGGCACCATGACCTTCGACGGGATGGACGTGGGGACGCTGGATAAGGCGCAACTCGCGGACTTCCGGCAGCGGGTTCAGCCCATCTTCCAGGACCCCTATTCCTCGCTGAACCCGATGTTCACCATCGAGCGGATCGTCGAGGAACCCCTGAACGCTTACAAGCGGGGATCCAAGAGTGAGCGGCGGGCCCGGGTCCGCGAGCTGATGGACCAGGTGTCGCTGCCGCAGGCCGCGCTGCGCCGGTACCCGTCGGAGCTCTCCGGTGGGCAGCGGCAGCGTGTCGCCATTGCCCGTGCGCTGGCGCTGAAGCCCGAGCTGATCATCTGCGACGAGCCGGTCTCCGCGCTCGACGTCCTGGTGCAGGCCCAGATCCTGAAACTGCTCGGCGATCTGCAGGCTGAGCTCGGCCTGAGCTACCTGTTCATCTCGCACGACCTGGCTGTGGTCCGTCTGATCTCGGACTACGTCTGCGTGATGAAGGACGGCGAGCTGGTCGAGGCGGCGAGCTCCGAGGAAGTGTTCCAGAACCCGCGCCACCCGTACACGAGGAAGCTGCTCGCATCGATCCCCGGCAACGAACTGAACATCGCCTAG
- a CDS encoding bacteriorhodopsin-like → MIPDDLTQSQFDTVYNLLSLVIASQLFTAVFLILVLPRVLPRYRQAIVIAAIVCGIAAYHYFRIFDSFKDAFITDAVGGRGTYLQAEGASFNEGYRYVDWLLTVPLLLVELIAVLALARKVQTSLLWKLVPAATLMILLGYPGEISTSDGTRVLWGILSTIPFIFILYVLFVELTKSLDRQPPQVRALISRLRILLLASWIVYPLAYALPLLGISGADAWVLKQGGYSIADIAAKAVYALIIYRIARLKSYADDPEFARIEEGHEPIGEPEVSREPR, encoded by the coding sequence ATGATTCCTGATGACCTGACCCAGAGCCAGTTCGACACTGTCTACAACTTGCTCTCGCTGGTTATTGCTTCACAGCTCTTCACGGCCGTCTTCCTCATTCTTGTGCTGCCGCGCGTCCTTCCCCGGTACCGGCAGGCAATTGTCATTGCGGCAATAGTCTGCGGCATTGCCGCATACCACTACTTCCGGATCTTTGACTCATTCAAGGACGCTTTCATCACGGACGCCGTCGGCGGTCGTGGAACATATTTACAGGCCGAGGGCGCGTCGTTCAACGAGGGATACCGGTATGTTGACTGGTTACTCACCGTGCCGCTGCTGCTGGTAGAGCTGATTGCTGTTTTGGCTCTCGCACGAAAAGTGCAGACCAGCCTGCTGTGGAAACTGGTTCCCGCTGCCACTCTGATGATCCTGCTCGGGTATCCAGGAGAAATCAGCACCTCTGACGGAACGCGCGTCCTGTGGGGGATCCTCTCCACCATTCCCTTTATTTTCATTCTGTACGTATTGTTCGTCGAGTTGACGAAGTCGCTTGATCGCCAGCCCCCGCAGGTTCGGGCGCTGATCAGCCGTCTCCGGATCCTGCTCCTGGCAAGTTGGATCGTCTACCCGCTCGCCTATGCGTTGCCACTTCTTGGCATCTCGGGCGCCGACGCCTGGGTCCTGAAGCAGGGCGGGTACTCCATCGCGGATATTGCAGCCAAAGCGGTATATGCCCTGATCATTTATCGCATCGCGAGGCTGAAGTCCTACGCTGACGACCCCGAATTCGCGAGGATCGAAGAAGGACATGAGCCCATCGGGGAACCGGAGGTGTCCCGCGAGCCGCGCTAG
- a CDS encoding ABC transporter substrate-binding protein yields MQESATPPRSSRPAKKRAAVVTAGLAIGALLLSGCVESQRDDETADGGEATVDSTFVFAASSDPASLDPAFASDGETFRVSRQLFEGLVGVEPGTADPAPLLAESWETSEDGLSTTFALREGVTFHDGTEFNAEAVCFNFDRWYNWTGVAQAPSVSYYYNNLFRGFADSPDAAVYESCEVNGDLEATVTLAQPFAGFVPALSLPAFAMQSPTALEEFAADDIGGSAEAPALSEYAENNPVGTGPFKFDSWDVGEQLQLSAYEDYWGDQGDVQTIIFRVIDDPQARTQALQAGTVDGFDLVSPADIPTLEDEGFMIVPRDPFTILYLGLNHEVEELSDPLVREAIHHAIDKQALIDQTLPEGTQLATQFIPDVVDGYNDEVTTYEYDPERAIELLEEAGYPDGFEVEFNYPTNVSRPYMPTPEQVFTNLTDQLSAVGITATPAPDVWTPDYLDKIQGTTDHGIHLLGWTGDYNDTDNFIGVFFGQEKLEFGFDNPELFAALDEARGMTDREAQTTAYEEINEQIAEFNPAIPLAHPAPSLAFAPRVDSYPASPVNDEVFNMIELNE; encoded by the coding sequence ATGCAAGAAAGCGCCACACCGCCGCGCAGCTCACGCCCCGCGAAAAAGCGGGCCGCTGTGGTCACGGCTGGATTGGCAATCGGTGCGCTGTTGCTTTCCGGTTGCGTCGAAAGCCAGCGGGACGACGAGACCGCCGACGGCGGTGAGGCGACTGTCGATTCGACGTTCGTGTTCGCTGCGTCGTCCGATCCCGCGTCCCTCGACCCCGCATTTGCCAGCGACGGCGAGACCTTCCGGGTCAGCCGTCAACTCTTTGAGGGCCTCGTAGGCGTCGAGCCCGGCACCGCCGACCCCGCGCCACTGCTCGCCGAGTCCTGGGAAACCTCCGAGGACGGCTTGTCGACCACCTTCGCGCTGAGGGAAGGCGTCACGTTCCATGACGGCACCGAGTTCAACGCCGAGGCCGTCTGCTTCAACTTCGACCGCTGGTACAACTGGACCGGGGTTGCCCAGGCGCCGTCGGTGTCGTACTACTACAACAACCTGTTCCGCGGGTTCGCTGATTCACCTGATGCAGCGGTCTACGAATCCTGTGAAGTAAACGGTGACCTTGAGGCGACCGTGACGCTCGCGCAGCCGTTCGCCGGGTTCGTCCCCGCACTGTCCCTGCCGGCGTTCGCCATGCAGAGCCCGACGGCGCTCGAGGAGTTCGCTGCCGATGACATTGGCGGCTCCGCCGAAGCGCCAGCTCTCAGCGAGTACGCCGAGAACAACCCGGTGGGAACCGGGCCGTTCAAATTCGATTCCTGGGATGTCGGCGAGCAGCTGCAGCTGTCCGCCTACGAGGACTACTGGGGCGATCAGGGGGATGTGCAGACCATCATCTTCCGCGTGATCGATGACCCTCAGGCGCGCACGCAGGCGCTGCAGGCCGGCACGGTCGACGGGTTCGACCTCGTCTCGCCTGCTGACATCCCCACCCTTGAAGACGAGGGATTCATGATTGTCCCCCGCGATCCGTTCACGATCCTCTACCTGGGCCTGAACCATGAGGTCGAGGAACTCAGCGATCCTCTGGTCCGCGAGGCGATCCACCACGCCATCGACAAGCAGGCACTGATCGACCAGACGCTTCCCGAAGGAACGCAGCTGGCCACCCAGTTCATTCCTGACGTTGTTGACGGTTACAACGACGAGGTGACCACCTACGAGTACGATCCCGAGCGAGCCATCGAACTGCTGGAAGAGGCAGGCTACCCTGACGGCTTCGAGGTCGAGTTCAACTACCCGACGAACGTGTCGCGGCCGTACATGCCAACCCCCGAGCAGGTCTTCACCAACCTGACCGATCAGCTCTCAGCTGTCGGCATCACTGCCACGCCTGCTCCTGATGTGTGGACCCCCGATTATCTGGACAAGATCCAGGGCACTACCGATCATGGGATCCACCTGCTCGGTTGGACCGGTGACTACAACGACACGGACAACTTCATCGGTGTGTTCTTCGGCCAGGAGAAGCTCGAGTTCGGCTTCGACAATCCCGAGCTGTTCGCGGCACTGGACGAGGCACGCGGTATGACCGACCGCGAAGCACAGACGACGGCGTACGAGGAGATCAACGAACAGATTGCCGAGTTCAACCCGGCGATCCCGTTGGCCCACCCCGCACCCTCGCTGGCTTTCGCCCCACGTGTTGACTCGTACCCGGCAAGCCCCGTCAATGACGAGGTCTTCAACATGATCGAACTCAACGAGTAA
- a CDS encoding ABC transporter permease, with product MLRVIGKRLALLVPTLIGLSILLFLWVRNLPGGPATALLGERATPEAVERVNELYGFNEPIISQYFTYMGKLLQGDFGTSINTGRPVLEEFATRFPGTVELTIVALIFAIGIGIPLGYVAARYYGRFVDHGSVVLSLLGITVPVFFLAFILKYLFAIQWPILPPDGRQDPRMDATHVTDFYVLDGILTGEWDAAWDAFQHLILPGIALGTIPLAIIVRITRASVLEVQNADYVRTARAKGLMEKTIRNRFILRNAMLPVVTTIGLQVGLLISGAVLTETVFAFNGIGRFLRDAIFGLDYPVLQGFIIIIAILYAVINLIVDISYSIIDPRVRVS from the coding sequence GTGCTACGCGTCATTGGTAAGCGCCTTGCGCTGCTGGTACCCACTCTGATCGGCCTGTCGATCCTGTTGTTCCTCTGGGTACGCAATCTTCCCGGCGGTCCGGCCACCGCACTGCTGGGCGAACGGGCCACCCCTGAAGCGGTGGAAAGGGTCAATGAGCTCTACGGCTTCAATGAGCCGATCATCTCCCAGTACTTCACCTATATGGGCAAGCTGCTGCAGGGTGACTTCGGTACCTCGATCAACACCGGTCGCCCCGTGCTCGAGGAATTCGCCACCCGGTTCCCCGGCACCGTCGAACTCACCATCGTTGCCCTGATTTTCGCGATCGGCATCGGTATCCCGCTGGGATACGTGGCCGCCCGTTACTACGGCCGGTTCGTGGATCACGGTTCTGTTGTCCTCAGCCTGCTCGGTATCACCGTCCCCGTCTTCTTCCTGGCTTTCATCCTGAAGTACCTCTTCGCCATCCAATGGCCCATCCTCCCTCCGGACGGACGCCAGGATCCCCGGATGGACGCCACCCATGTGACCGACTTCTATGTACTGGATGGCATCCTTACCGGTGAATGGGATGCGGCCTGGGATGCGTTTCAGCACCTCATCCTGCCGGGCATCGCCCTGGGCACCATTCCGCTCGCGATCATTGTGCGGATCACCCGGGCATCGGTCCTCGAGGTCCAGAACGCCGATTACGTCCGTACCGCCCGCGCCAAGGGCCTGATGGAGAAGACCATCCGGAACCGTTTCATCCTCCGCAACGCGATGCTCCCGGTGGTCACGACTATCGGACTGCAGGTGGGTCTGCTGATTTCCGGTGCAGTGCTCACCGAGACGGTCTTCGCCTTCAACGGGATCGGCAGGTTCCTGCGTGACGCGATCTTCGGCCTCGACTATCCGGTCCTCCAGGGATTCATCATCATCATTGCCATCCTGTACGCGGTGATCAACCTCATCGTTGACATTTCCTACAGCATCATCGACCCAAGGGTGCGTGTGAGTTGA